One part of the Eptesicus fuscus isolate TK198812 chromosome 2, DD_ASM_mEF_20220401, whole genome shotgun sequence genome encodes these proteins:
- the LOC103285007 gene encoding basigin-like, translating to MAAALLVVLGFTLLGIESGSGAGSNISTSILDDGSKTRLTCTLNSSDTAILGHRWMKGDRVVQEDSQPDLTTEYEVDPEELPGQYFCTFLSEPAGRTASLTVNGPPKIEAVTKSELGIEGERVVLVCESRSFPPVTEWAWYKINDTGDQLLNNKSQNKFVVSSETRTELHIQELDLKADPGQYACYGTNSEGKERAIITLRLRSRLAALWPFLGVVTEVIVLVTIILACEKCRKPEEVLGEEDTGSAPPKTSGHRVNDKDKRNAN from the coding sequence ATGGCAGCGGCACTCCTTGTGGTTCTGGGGTTCACCCTGCTGGGCATCGAGAGCGGCTCTGGAGCGGGGAGCAATATCTCGACTTCCATACTTGATGATGGCTCCAAAACACGCCTCACCTGCACCTTGAATTCCAGTGACACGGCCATCCTGGGACACCGCTGGATGAAAGGGGACCGGGTGGTCCAGGAGGACTCGCAGCCCGATCTGACAACCGAGTACGAGGTAGACCCAGAGGAGCTCCCGGGACAGTACTTCTGCACCTTCCTCTCGGAGCCTGCAGGCAGAACCGCCAGCTTGACTGTGAACGGGCCCCCCAAGATTGAGGCTGTGACCAAGTCCGAGCTGGGCATCGAAGGGGAGCGAGTGGTGCTGGTCTGCGAGTCTCGGTCCTTCCCCCCGGTCACCGAGTGGGCGTGGTACAAGATCAACGACACCGGCGACCAGCTTCTCAACAACAAGTCCCAGAACAAGTTCGTGGTGTCCTCGGAGACCAGGACGGAGTTGCACATCCAGGAACTCGACCTGAAGGCGGACCCTGGCCAGTACGCCTGCTATGGCACCAACTCCGAGGGCAAGGAACGGGCCATCATCACGCTGCGCCTGCGCAGCCGCCTCGCTGCCTTGTGGCCCTTCCTGGGCGTGGTGACCGAGGTGATCGTGCTGGTCACCATCATCTTAGCCTGCGAGAAGTGTCGGAAGCCAGAGGAGGTCCTGGGTGAGGAAGACACGGGCTCTGCTCCACCAAAGACCAGTGGGCACCGCGTGAATGACAAAGACAAGAGGAACGCCAACTGA